The following DNA comes from Peribacillus sp. FSL E2-0218.
TCCCGCAACGAGCGCAACCCTTGATCTTAGTTGCCAGCATTCAGTTGGGCACTCTAAGGTGACTGCCGGTGACAAACCGGAGGAAGGTGGGGATGACGTCAAATCATCATGCCCCTTATGACCTGGGCTACACACGTGCTACAATGGATGGTACAAAGGGCTGCAAACCTGCGAAGGTAAGCGAATCCCATAAAGCCATTCTCAGTTCGGATTGCAGGCTGCAACTCGCCTGCATGAAGCCGGAATCGCTAGTAATCGCGGATCAGCATGCCGCGGTGAATACGTTCCCGGGCCTTGTACACACCGCCCGTCACACCACGAGAGTTTGTAACACCCGAAGTCGGTGAGGTAACCTTCATGGAGCCAGCCGCCTAAGGTGGGACAGATGATTGGGGTGAAGTCGTAACAAGGTAGCCGTATCGGAAGGTGCGGCTGGATCACCTCCTTTCTAAGGATAATACGAGTGCGCTTTTGTTTTGTTCAGTTTTGAATGAGTAATTCATTCAATGAAGGTAGAGGCATCACGATGTGATGAATTCTCTCCACTTTGTTCCTTGAAAACTAGATAATAGATAGAAGGCAATTAATTTTTTCAAAGCATCTGTAAGACTTTTTTAACGGTTAAGTTAGAAAGGGCGCACGGTGGATGCCTTGGCACTAGGAGCCGATGAAGGACGGGACTAACACCGATATGCTTCGGGGAGCTGTAAGTAAGCTTTGATCCGGAGATTTCCGAATGGGGAAACCCACTGTTCGTAATGGAACAGTATCTTTACCTGAATACATAGGGTACTGAAGGCAGACCCGGGGAACTGAAACATCTAAGTACCCGGAGGAAGAGAAAGCAAACGCGATTTCCTGAGTAGCGGCGAGCGAAACGGAATTAGCCCAAACCAAGAGGCTTGCCTCTTGGGGTTGTAGGACACTCAACATGGAGTTACAAAGGAACGGGGTAAATGAAGCGATCTGGAAAGGTCCGTCAAAGAAGGTAAAAACCCTGTAGTTGAAACTTCGTTCCCTCCTGAGTGGATCCTGAGTACGGCGGGACACGAGAAATCCCGTCGGAAGCAGGGAGGACCATCTCCCAAGGCTAAATACTCCCTAGTGACCGATAGTGAACCAGTACCGTGAGGGAAAGGTGAAAAGCACCCCGGAAGGGGAGTGAAATAGATCCTGAAACCGTGTGCCTACAAGTAGTCAAAGCCCGTTAATGGGTAATGGCGTGCCTTTTGTAGAATGAACCGGCGAGTTACGATTTCATGCGAGGTTAAGTTGATGAGACGGAGCCGCAGCGAAAGCGAGTCTGAATAGGGCGAATGAGTATGAGGTCGTAGACCCGAAACCAGGTGATCTACCCATGTCCAGGGTGAAGTTCAGGTAACACTGAATGGAGGCCCGAACCCACGCACGTTGAAAAGTGCGGGGATGAGGTGTGGGTAGCGGAGAAATTCCAATCGAACCTGGAGATAGCTGGTTCTCTCCGAAATAGCTTTAGGGCTAGCCTCAAGATGAGAGTATTGGAGGTAGAGCACTGATTGGACTAGGGGCCCCCAACGGGTTACCGAATTCAGTCAAACTCCGAATGCCAAATACTTATTCTTGGGAGTCAGACTGCGAGTGATAAGATCCGTAGTCGAAAGGGAAACAGCCCAGACCACCAGCTAAGGTCCCAAAGTATACGTTAAGTGGAAAAGGATGTGGAGTTGCTTAGACAACCAGGATGTTGGCTTAGAAGCAGCCACCATTTAAAGAGTGCGTAATAGCTCACTGGTCGAGTGACTCCGCGCCGAAAATGTACCGGGGCTAAACGTATCACCGAAGCTGTGGATTGACACCGTAGGGTGTCGATGGTAGGAGAGCGTTCTAAGGGCGTTGAAGTCAGACCGGAAGGACTGGTGGAGCGCTTAGAAGTGAGAATGCCGGTATGAGTAGCGAAAGAAGGGTGAGAATCCCTTCCACCGAATGCCTAAGGTTTCCTGAGGAAGGCTCGTCCGCTCAGGGTTAGTCGGGACCTAAGCCGAGGCCGAAAGGCGTAGGCGATGGACAACAGGTTGATATTCCTGTACCACCTATACATCGTTTGAACGATGGGGGGACGCAGAAGGATAGGGTAAGCGCGCTGTTGGATATGCGCGTCCAAGCAGTTAGGCCGGAAACGAGGCAAATCCCGTTTCCATTAAGGCGGAGCTGTGATGGCGAGGGAAATATAGTACCGAAGTTCCTGATTCCACGCTGCCAAGAAAAGCCTCTAGTGAGATGTAAGGTGCCCGTACCGCAAACCGACACAGGTAGGCGAGGAGAGAATCCTAAGGTGTGCGAGAGAACTCTCGTTAAGGAACTCGGCAAAATGACCCCGTAACTTCGGGAGAAGGGGTGCTTTTTAGGGTGAATAGCCCGGAAAAGCCGCAGTGAATAGGCCCAGGCGACTGTTTAGCAAAAACACAGGTCTCTGCGAAGCCGCAAGGCGAAGTATAGGGGCTGACACCTGCCCGGTGCTGGAAGGTTAAGGGGAGAGGTTAGCGCAAGCGAAGCTTTGAACCGAAGCCCCAGTAAACGGCGGCCGTAACTATAACGGTCCTAAGGTAGCGAAATTCCTTGTCGGGTAAGTTCCGACCCGCACGAAAGGTGTAACGATCTGGGCACTGTCTCAACGAGAGACTCGGTGAAATTATAGTACCTGTGAAGATGCAGGTTACCCGCGACAGGACGGAAAGACCCCGTGGAGCTTTACTGCAGCCTGATATTGAATTTTGGTACAGCTTGTACAGGATAGGTAGGAGCCTGAGAAGCCGGAGCGCTAGCTTCGGTGGAGGCGTTGGTGGGATACTACCCTGGCTGTATTGAAATTCTAACCCGCGCCCCTTATCGGGGTGGGAGACAGTGTCAGGTGGGCAGTTTGACTGGGGCGGTCGCCTCCTAAAGAGTAACGGAGGCGCCCAAAGGTTCCCTCAGAATGGTTGGAAATCATTCGTAGAGTGTAAAGGCACAAGGGAGCTTGACTGCGAGACCTACAAGTCGAGCAGGGACGAAAGTCGGGCTTAGTGATCCGGTGGTTCCGCATGGAAGGGCCATCGCTCAACGGATAAAAGCTACCCCGGGGATAACAGGCTTATCTCCCCCAAGAGTCCACATCGACGGGGAGGTTTGGCACCTCGATGTCGGCTCATCGCATCCTGGGGCTGTAGTCGGTCCCAAGGGTTGGGCTGTTCGCCCATTAAAGCGGTACGCGAGCTGGGTTCAGAACGTCGTGAGACAGTTCGGTCCCTATCCGTCGCGGGCGCAGGAAATTTGAGAGGAGCTGTCCTTAGTACGAGAGGACCGGGATGGACGCACCGCTGGTGTACCAGTTGTCTTGCCAAAGGCATAGCTGGGTAGCTACGTGCGGACGGGATAAGTGCTGAAAGCATCTAAGCATGAAGCCCCCCTCAAGATGAGATTTCCCATGGCGCAAGCTAGTAAGATCCCTGAAAGATGATCAGGTTGATAGGTCAGAGGTGGAAGCGTGGCGACATGTGGAGCTGACTGATACTAATAGATCGAGGACTTAACCAACGCTTTAAAAAATGAAAGGCCTTCTTATTATCTAGTTTTGAAGGAATGAAAATTCCCTCTTGCATTTCAAAATCATATATGTTATGATAAGAGATGTACTGGAAAATGATTATATGTTTGGTGGCGATAGCGAAGAGGTCACACCCGTTCCCATTCCGAACACGGCAGTTAAGCTCTTCAGCGCCGATGGTAGTTGGGGGTTTCCCCCTGTGAGAGTAGGACGCCGCCAAGCTGTAATCAATTTCATAAAGCATCATTTATACCGTCGCGGGGTGGAGCAGTCCGGTAGCTCGTCGGGCTCATAACCCGAAGGTCGCAGGTTCAAATCCTGTCCCCGCAATCATGAAAAAAACGAAACTTATGTTTCGTTTTTTTGTTTTATCCAAAATGCGAATAATAAGACCTTAACTTATTTGTTTCTTCTTTTGAAACAAGGTAAACTACATATAGAGCTCTTTGACCATCGTGTTAAATATCGTTTCTGGTTCACGTCAAAATCCGGATGATGATTTTGCTAATAATGATAAAAGGTGATTGATATATGCAGCATGTTGAATGGATTTCTCAAAATGAAGAAGAAACGGCGCAGTTTGCACAGAAGCTGGCCCAAAGGCTTTCAAGCCGTGATGTATTGGCCTTGGAAGGCGACTTGGGTGCAGGGAAAACGGCATTTACCAAAGGCCTGGCCAAAGGGTTAGGCGTTTCCAGAACGGTAAACAGCCCAACTTTTACGATTATAAAGGAATACATGGGCCGATTGCCTTTATTTCATATGGATGTATACCGGGTTAGTGAATCCGAAGAAGATTTAGGATTCGATGAATATTTTGAAGGTGATGGTGTGACTGTCGTTGAATGGGCACATATAATAAAGGATCAGCTTCCAGATGAAATCCTGACCATCTATATTTATCGTCTCGGTGATACTAGCAGGCGGATTGTCCTGGAACCTAAAGGTGACCGGTATGTAAAGTTATGTAAGGAGATTATTTGATGAAAGTTTTAGCGATAGATACATCGAACTTCACATTAGGGGTCGCCCTTGTGGATGGCAATCAGGTAATTGGAGAGTACACGACAAATTTGAAGAAAAATCATTCAGTTCGGGTCATGCCGGCCATTGAAACGCTGCTTAAGGATTGTGATACCGCTCCAAAGGAATTGACCAAGATAGTGGTCGCCAAGGGGCCAGGCTCTTATACAGGAGTAAGGATTGGTGTGACAATCGCCAAAACTTTGGCCTGGACGCTTCAAATACCGTTATCAGGCGTTTCGAGTCTGGAAGCATTGGCCGCTAATGGACGCCATTTTAATGGGCTGATTTCTCCCTTGTTCGATGCAAGAAGAGGGCAGATTTATACCGGTCTATATGAAATGGACAATAATCTGTTAAAAACGGTGA
Coding sequences within:
- the tsaE gene encoding tRNA (adenosine(37)-N6)-threonylcarbamoyltransferase complex ATPase subunit type 1 TsaE, with protein sequence MQHVEWISQNEEETAQFAQKLAQRLSSRDVLALEGDLGAGKTAFTKGLAKGLGVSRTVNSPTFTIIKEYMGRLPLFHMDVYRVSESEEDLGFDEYFEGDGVTVVEWAHIIKDQLPDEILTIYIYRLGDTSRRIVLEPKGDRYVKLCKEII
- the tsaB gene encoding tRNA (adenosine(37)-N6)-threonylcarbamoyltransferase complex dimerization subunit type 1 TsaB, yielding MKVLAIDTSNFTLGVALVDGNQVIGEYTTNLKKNHSVRVMPAIETLLKDCDTAPKELTKIVVAKGPGSYTGVRIGVTIAKTLAWTLQIPLSGVSSLEALAANGRHFNGLISPLFDARRGQIYTGLYEMDNNLLKTVMEDCNILSSEWAKRLKGLDRPILFVGQDADIHREAITDSLGESAVFAPIQSFNSRPSELAFLGLNKTEEDIHKFVPNYIRMAEAEAKWLEQQGK